The nucleotide sequence TCTTGATATGAAGCATGCGGAGGGATATGTTAATAAGCATAAGCCCTCTGCATATCTCTGGCTTACTTACTGCTGCCTGAAGACCAACAAGTCCTAATGAACACCAATCTCTTTGTCATAtactaaaccaaaaacaaaaaaaacttataaaccGAAAGATTTGCAACTTCAATCAAAGCTCTACCTCCGATAGAGTTGCATATAAAGAAGGCTTTATCTTTGACCACATCAAGACAGAAATCATTGAGTTGCTCACCCCATGTCTCAAAAGTGTAAAATGGTTCTCCACCAAACTCACGAGGATTCGGTTTATCGGAGTATCCATATCCAATAAGATCAATAGAGTAAACTCTATGTGTTTTCCCAAGAATAGGTGTGTTCTTCCTCCAATGATCACTGATAACAGAACAAACGAACACGTGAGGAAAAATGCTAAACTATAATTCTCAATTCCCTGACCAGGAATCCAAAACCTCAGTTATATAAAAGGCCTTTCAAGACTTGAGAGATCAATAATATGTTAAAGATACCTATCAGCAAGCAAATTAAGGTTGGGATAATGAGTTAGACCTGTTAGCACCGAAACCATGAACCAAGACCAAGGCAGGGCCAGTGGTTCCAGCACACTGATATCTTATCGAGTAACCTTTCCACTTCCATGTCCTGCAAAAcaccaatgaaaaaaaaaaacacatttcgTCAATCTTTGGGAATTTTAATCAGAGACAACAGAGAGGGGAGGTGATTTTACAAGGTTTGAACTTGTAGCTCGTCAGAAGAAGCTTCGTCCGTGACCGAAGAACATGAGACGAACCCAATTCCTCTCGGACTTGAAGATCTTACGATACTAGTCAAATTCGATTGTCGGAGGAAATGGGTATCGGTGAAACTGATAAAAGAAGAGTTCTTGACACGGAACAGCGACGGTGATTTGAAGTTGGTGAGTGGTAGAGCTGCAAAAGTACTAGTCTTCGCCATTAATTTTTTACGGTGTGGTTTCGTTCTGAGTTGAGAGAAGACAGTATATGCAATAATATCTTTTGCCTAAAACCGTTTTGGAGTTGTTACGAAGACAAGTGTTCCCATTTGGACCAACCGTAATTTTCCTTACTCATGTCCACGTCCACGTCCACGTCTTTGCAATTAGCATAAGTCTTACTTTACTTATTAGGTGTGTCAAAAAACTCAAAGCTAATGTGAGAGGTGTGAGCGTAAGAGGATGCCTGAGAAAGATTCCGAACACAAGAAGGGGTATATTGTTTTTGCccataatattcatattgtacATGCCAAAGAATAGACATTTTCATATACACACACACTGCTCTTTTGACTATAACAATAATATGTAAATCAGACTAAGAAAACTCAAAAGTCCTAAAAGCTGAGAAGCGGTTTGACAAGGTTTACTGTTGTGGTGTGCGCAGCCTTCTTTCACCCAACAACCTCTGAGTCATCAGAAGGCCAAATCACTGTCTCCATCAGGCGTTCACGCATCAACGCCAAGTTCTCATCTGATATATCTTGGTATATCTTCCCATGGTCGCATTTCTACAAGGCATCAAACTATACAACATTAAAATTTTGGTCTTTGCTGGTTCTCATGGCAGGAAATAAACAGAACTGGAGCGAGATTTAGCAGGCGATTTTTTTACCTTGATCCACTTGCCATACAAGTGGAGACGCGTAATCATCACTCTTTCTGCAAGCTCCTGATTCTCCTACAATTAgttgagaccaaaaaaaaattcaaatgtgtGTGTTTGTGCTCTCAAATAAGACACAAACGTACTCCTCCTTCTCCCCAAGTTGATATCTTTCATATCAACCTCTAAACAAGGAAGAATCAACCATTGTTAATATCACAACACATTGTGAATATGATAAGAACAAACCTATGGAACTGCTGTTCTTGTTCCAATTCACCAAAACCAAAGACGAGTCTTATAAACTTCAGCTCTCACTAACTCTGCTCACTAACAAACTCACCATAGATACAATCTGCTACATTCAATCCTAGGCTAGTTATATACTAGAGACCTATAGGTAAACTTTGAGCAGATGAACTTATTCAACTAGACCCAAAGCATCTTGGCTTATCAGACAATCTCGGTTCTGGTGAGATATAAACTATAACTTTCTATACCTTGCCGAGTGCACGGAGGAAACGTTTGCCATCGGTTGGTCTGTTCGATATGATATGACTGTCACATAACAAAGGAGAAACATAATTAGGACCACAAGGCAAAAATGATCGGAGTAAAGTGTTTTTGTTACACAGAACCTCATCTTATTGGAGATGTATACAAACCATATAAAATGGACTTACTTATAGAACCAAGTGTATTGGGGAGGATTCATCTCGTAGAGCTGATGAAGAACCGTCCTCACAGCTTTGTATGTGAAATAATTAACAATTTGCTGCAAATTTAAAAGTAAACCATTATAAGCTTATTATTGCCAAAGGTCAAATCTTTCTCTACAGGGttcatgcaaaaacaaaaaaagatataaccTTTTGTACATCACCGAAGGTATCTTCGTAATTCCCAGCAATGTCCTCATTCACAATCAAGAGCTTTTTGCTCCTTCGATTCGCAATCCTCGATACCCGTTTCGGAGAAAGCCTAAAAACAATGCGTGAGCCAGTAAAAGAGCTGCCTAATTCCAGATTTCTTGTACTGCTAAGGATCTTCTTCCTCGGAGAGCTCCTGATGTTGTTACCCGCATCCAGACATAAACATGGACTGCTCGACGAGTCCATCACCGATGAGCCAACGACAAACCAAGCACCCACCATTACTCCAAACAGCAAGATCAAG is from Camelina sativa cultivar DH55 chromosome 20, Cs, whole genome shotgun sequence and encodes:
- the LOC104736051 gene encoding pheophytinase, chloroplastic translates to MAKTSTFAALPLTNFKSPSLFRVKNSSFISFTDTHFLRQSNLTSIVRSSSPRGIGFVSCSSVTDEASSDELQVQTLTWKWKGYSIRYQCAGTTGPALVLVHGFGANSDHWRKNTPILGKTHRVYSIDLIGYGYSDKPNPREFGGEPFYTFETWGEQLNDFCLDVVKDKAFFICNSIGGLVGLQAAVSKPEICRGLMLINISLRMLHIKKQPLIGRPFIKSFQNLLRNTPVGKLFFKSIAKPETVKSILCQCYHDSSQVTDELVEAILRPGLEPGAVDVFLEFICYSGGPLPEDLLPLVKCPVLIAWGEKDPWEPIELGRAYSNFDAVEDFVVLPEAGHCPQDEKPEMVNPLIESFVARH
- the LOC104770358 gene encoding uncharacterized protein LOC104770358 → MVGAWFVVGSSVMDSSSSPCLCLDAGNNIRSSPRKKILSSTRNLELGSSFTGSRIVFRLSPKRVSRIANRRSKKLLIVNEDIAGNYEDTFGDVQKQIVNYFTYKAVRTVLHQLYEMNPPQYTWFYNHIISNRPTDGKRFLRALGKENQELAERVMITRLHLYGKWIKKCDHGKIYQDISDENLALMRERLMETVIWPSDDSEVVG